In Lacinutrix sp. Bg11-31, the DNA window ATATTTTTCTGTTTTCTTTTACATTTTCTCCAGCTGGAGGATCTTGCTCTATTACAGAGTATTTAGGATAGTCTGGATTAAAATTTGCCGAATCTTGAATTTCCATAGCTAAGTTATTCTCGTCTAATTCAATTTTAGCAACATCAATGGACTTTCCTGTTAAATTTGGAACCGTTTCAAAATTACCATGATTAGTAGTAATATTAAGCCATTTAAAGATAATAAAGCATAAAATTAATAGTGCAACTATTGCTAAGCCAAGTTGCTTAAAAAACGTTTTACTCGTTAGAAATTTAATAATACTCATTGCTTGATTTTAATTAAAAAGAGTTAAAACCTTTATCGTTAATTTCACAACTAAAAAGGTATGCAAATATATAAAAACAAAAAGGTTTTCGTTTGCTATAAAATAAATGATATTTTAGCTAAACAAATAAATTTGAAGCTTATTGCTTGCTTTATATAATTTATACGAAGTTTAACAGTTTTAAGATTACCGCTGAAGTTTATCTTGAGCGTAGTCGAAAGGCGGAAACTAAAGTTACTGAAATAAATTCAGCATTAATGAAAAAAAATATTGCCATAATAATGGGTGGTTATTCTAGCGAATACCAAATTTCTTTAAAAAGTGGAAACGTTGTTTACAATAATTTAGACAAAGAAAAGTATAATGCCTATTGTATTCACATCTTTAAAAACAAATGGGTTTATGTAGATGA includes these proteins:
- a CDS encoding PASTA domain-containing protein → MSIIKFLTSKTFFKQLGLAIVALLILCFIIFKWLNITTNHGNFETVPNLTGKSIDVAKIELDENNLAMEIQDSANFNPDYPKYSVIEQDPPAGENVKENRKIYLTLNPSGYRKIPVPNIINRTFRQARPTLESLNFEIGKKTYVDNIGKDEVLSLRFEGKVLKPGTLLPKHSKIDVVLGNGNRPN